In the Loxodonta africana isolate mLoxAfr1 chromosome 1, mLoxAfr1.hap2, whole genome shotgun sequence genome, one interval contains:
- the LOC100665842 gene encoding olfactory receptor 2W1-like: MDQNNHSSLHDFILLGFSDNPKLEMVLSGVVTIFYLITLVGNTAIIFASLLDSHLHTPMYFFLRNLSFLDLCFTTSIIPQMLVNLWGPDKTISYVGCVIHLYVNMCLGSTECLLLAVMSYDRFTAICKPLHYLVIMNPHLCLEMIIMVWGISLASSVVLCTLTLNLPRCGNNLLDHFLCELPAMVKIACIDTTTVEMSVFALGIVVVLTPLLLILISYGYIVQAVLRMKSKAGQRKAINTCGSHLTVVSILYGTVIYMYLQPGNSASKNQGKFLTLFYTIIIPSLNPLIYTLRNKDMKDALKKLMSIAYEYTKMKRKWKS; encoded by the coding sequence ATGGACCAAAACAATCATAGTTCTCTACATGATTTTATTCTGCTTGGGTTCTCTGATAATCCCAAACTGGAGATGGTCCTGTCAGGAGTTGTCACCATCTTCTACTTAATTACATTGGTAGGTAACACAGCCATCATCTTTGCATCTCTCCTGGATTCCCATCTGCACACACcaatgtattttttcctcaggAATTTATCTTTCCTAGATCTGTGTTTTACCACCAGCATCATACCTCAGATGCTGGTTAACTTGTGGGGCCCTGATAAGACCATCAGCTATGTGGGTTGTGTCATTCACCTCTATGTTAATATGTGTTTGGGCTCCACTGAGTGCCTTCTCCTGGCCGTCATGTCCTATGATCGTTTTACAGCTATTTGTAAACCCTTGCATTAtttggtaattatgaacccaCATCTTTGTCTTGAGATGATCATCATGGTTTGGGGTATTAGTTTGGCCTCTTCTGTAGTTTTATGTACACTCACACTGAATTTGCCTAGGTGTGGAAATAACCTTCTGGATCATTTCTTGTGTGAGTTGCCAGCTATGGTCAAAATAGCTTGTATAGACACCACAACTGTTGAAATGTCAGTTTTTGCTTTAGGAATTGTCGTTGTCCTTACACCCCTCCTCCTTATTCTTATATCCTATGGTTACATTGTCCAAGCTGTGCTGAGAATGAAGTCAAAAGCAGGccaaagaaaagcaattaatACCTGTGGATCTCATCTCACTGTGGTGTCCATCCTCTATGGAACTGTCATCTACATGTACCTACAGCCAGGTAACAGTGCCTCCAAAAACCAGGGCAAGTTCCTCACCCTCTTTTACACCATCATCATTCCAAGTCTGAACCCCCTCATCTACACCTTGAGGAATAAGGACATGAAGGATGCACTAAAGAAGTTGATGAGTATTGCATATGAAtatacaaaaatgaagaggaaatggaaatcaTAG